One window from the genome of Eucalyptus grandis isolate ANBG69807.140 chromosome 7, ASM1654582v1, whole genome shotgun sequence encodes:
- the LOC104454435 gene encoding amino acid transporter AVT6C: MSPETDQCVPLLPEKKSPARPASISGAVFNVSTSIIGAGIMSIPATLKVLGAVPAFVLIVAIAWLADVSVEFLMRFTHSGEATTYAGVMKESFGKVGSVAVQVCVMITNLGCQIIYLIIIGDVLSGSQPDGSVHLGILQEWFGVCWWNSREFALLFILAFVMLPLVLLRRVESLRFSSAVSVLLAVVFVAISSVLAISALLEGKAKSPRLLPHLENPSSFFNLFTAIPVIVTAFTFHFNVHPISSELAKPSYMITAVRISLVLCASIYFAIGIFGYLLFGDSIMADILVNFDRNSDSAIGSLLNDMVRLSYALHLVLVFPLLNFSLRANIDEFLFPKKPILASDTPRFLWLTLALLVISYLAAIAFPNIWYFFQFLGSTSAVCLAFIFPGAIVLRDVHGISTGKDRILAGAMVGMAAITSTIAISTNIYSLSRS, from the exons ATGTCGCCAGAGACCGACCAGTGCGTCCCACTGCTGCCGGAGAAGAAGTCTCCTGCCAGGCCGGCGTCGATCTCCGGCGCGGTCTTCAACGTCTCGACGAGCATTATTGGGGCTGGGATCATGTCTATACCGGCGACTCTCAAGGTTCTCGGGGCTGTCCCTGCGTTCGTGCTGATTGTGGCCATCGCGTGGCTCGCAGACGTGTCAGTCGAGTTTCTGATGAGGTTCACGCACTCAGGGGAAGCCACGACGTATGCGGGAGTGATGAAGGAGTCATTCGGGAAGGTCGGATCCGTGGCCGTGCAAGTCTGTGTCATGATCACGAACCTCGGGTGTCAGATCATTTACCTTATCATCATTG GGGACGTACTTTCTGGAAGTCAGCCCGATGGATCGGTCCATCTGGGGATCTTGCAGGAGTGGTTCGGTGTTTGCTGGTGGAACTCCCGAGAATTTGCGCTCCTCTTCATTCTAGCGTTTGTGATGCTTCCCCTGGTCTTGCTACGCCGTGTCG AATCTTTGAGATTCAGCTCGGCTGTATCAGTTCTTCTAGCAGTGGTCTTCGTTGCCATCAGCTCGGTATTGGCAATCTCTGCGCTCTTGGAGGGGAAAGCGAAGAGCCCAAGACTGCTGCCTCATTTGGAGAACCCATCTTCGTTTTTCAACCTCTTTACTGCTATTCCGGTGATTGTGACGGCCTTCACGTTTCACTTCAATG TTCATCCAATTAGTTCTGAGCTCGCAAAACCCTCCTATATGATCACTGCAGTCAGAATATCACTTGTGCTCTGTGCTTCCATCTATTTCGCGATAGGAATTTTCGGCTATCTGCTCTTTGGTGACTCTATCATGGCTGACATACTCGTCAACTTCGACCGGAACTCAGATTCAGCAATAGGTTCATTGCTGAATGATATGGTCCGGTTGAGCTATGCTCTACACCTCGTGCTGGTGTTTCCCCTCTTAAATTTCTCTCTGCGAGCCAATATTGATGAGTTTCTTTTCCCAAAGAAGCCGATTCTGGCCAGTGACACACCTAGATTCTTGTGGCTCACGCTTGCTCTGCTAGTCATCAGTTACCTCGCGGCAATTGCATTTCCGAATATTTGGtactttttccaatttcttgGATCCACCTCTGCAGTCTGCCTTGCATTCATCTTTCCAGGCGCCATTGTGCTGAG GGATGTTCATGGTATTTCAACAGGGAAGGACAGGATCCTTGCAGGGGCAATGGTTGGCATGGCAGCAATAACAAGTACAATTGCCATTTCAACAAACATATATAGTTTGAGCAGATCATAg